CGGAGTCAGTTCCGCGAGCCGTTTTTCGGTTTCAATTCCGTGGTTGTATCCCAGTCCGTAAAGCTCGTTAAGCGCGCACTCCCGCGCGAGGGCGCCGTTGTCCTGTTGTTTTTGGCGTCCTTTCATAACGATCTGCAGCCGGGCGCGCTCAAATTCCCCGGCGCGGATTCCCTTTTCGCCGATCCGGTTGATTTCCGTTGCAATCATTGCGCGCACTCTTTCGGCCTCTTCAACGCGCGTGCCGGAATAAACCGCCATGAGGCCGCCGGCCAGTCCCGCCCGTTGATACGCGCCCGTGTAATAAGCCAGTCCTTTTTGATCGCGCACCCTGATCATCAGGTCGGAAGAAAGCCCGTTTAAGGCCTGCAGGATGATGTTAAGCGCATCCATACGTCCGTCAACCAGGGCAAGGCCGGGCAGGCCGGCCAGTATGATTGTCTGTTCGCGCGGCGCGGCCAGATCAATTTTTTTACCGGAACGCGTTCCGGTTGCAACGTCGCCCGGCGTCGGCCGGTCCTGCCGCGGGCCGGCGGGCATTTCGCCGAAATATTTTTCCGCCAGTTTTTCCGCTTTCTCCGCGGATATATCGCCGAAAACGGCAATGACGGTGTTGCCGCCCGCGGCGATTATTTTGTGCAGGCCGCGCAAATCTTCGCGGGCAAGGGCCGTGACGCTTTCCGGCGTTCCCTCCGCGTTCAGGCGGTAAGGGTGCCCCGCGAAGAGCGCCCGGCGCATGGCCTCCTGCGCCAGGAACATGGGCGATTCGCGCTGTTGTTCAATCCCGGCAATCTGGACCGCCTTGCATTTGTTAATTTCCGCGTCCGGAAAATCCGGCCGGAGAAAACAATCCGCAAGAATATCCATGAAAAGCTCAACATCTTTGGCGAAACAGCGCGCCTGCAGGCCGCAGGCGTTCATGCCGGAAAAGGGGGCGAGCGCCCCGCCCGTGTTTTCCGCGGCGGCGGAGATCTGGTCCCGGGAACGGAGCGCGGTTCCGCGCGTCAGCATTTCCGCCGTCAGGCAGGTGATGCCGCTGTTTTGTTCGTTTTCCAGGAGCAGTCCCCCCAACGATGCGGCGCAGATATGGACGAAAGGCAGGCGGTTGTCTTCCCGCGCCAGGAATGTCAGGCCGTTTGGAAATGTTTTTTTAACAATATTTATTTCCGCCTTAATTTCCGTTTCGCTTTTTTCCGCGGCGGCATTTGTAATAACGGGCGACAGAACGGCAATGGTCCGGTTGTTTTCAACGAGATATTTGCCGGCCGCCTCCTTCAGCGCGGCCGGGGTTACCGCGTCCAGGCGCTTGAGATAAATGTCAAAATAAAGCGGCGTGCCGGCGTAGAACTCGCCCGAGGCGAAAGTATCGGCCTGGCCGCCGACTGTCTGGAATGCCAGGAAGGTATCGGCGGCGATTTTATTACGCGCCTTTTCCACTTCGGCTGCGGTGAAGGTGTTGGCCCGCCAGCCGGCGACTTCCTCCTCAATGGCCTTGAGAAGTTCCTCCTCCTTGGCCGGATCAAAATCGGCGTTAATTCCGAAAAGCCCGGGATCCTTCGGCGTCCACGACCAGGCCGCGATATTAAAGGCAATTTTTTTGTTTTCCTTGATTTGCCGTTCCAGCCGCGAGCTTTTCCCCCCGCCGGCAATTACCGCGAGGACGTCCAGCGCGGGGGCGTCGGGATGGCTCAGGTTGACCGTATGCCAGGCGCAAGCCAGGCGGGCAATGTTGTATTTTCCGGTTTTACGGGCCGTGCGCTGGCCGGCCTGGATGGGCTCCGCGCCCTGAGCGGCCGGCGGCCGCGTGCGCCGCCCGGCTCCGGAAAAAAGATTTTCAATCTCGGCGCGGACCTCGTCCGCCGCGATGTTTCCCGCGACGGCAACAATCATGTTGTCGGGGGTATAATGGCGCCGGAAAAACGCAACCAGATCGTCGCGGGTCAGGGTGTTGAATACGGGCTCCAGGCCGATTACCGGAAAACGGTAAGGATGCGCGTGGTAGGCGGTTTGAAATAAAAGCTTTGAAAGCGCCCGGCCGGGGTCGTCGTTGCCCATGGCCATTTCGCGCCGGACGACTTCCTTTTCGCGCCGCCATTCATTTTCCGGGAAAGATGCGTTCAAGACGGCGTCGGCCAGCACGTCCAGTCCGGTCCGCCAGCTTTCAGAAGGCATGACGACCCAGAAAACCGTCCGGTCAATGGAAGTATAGGCATTGATTGTTCCGCCGGCGTCGTCAATTTCCCGGGAAATATCCGCGGGTTTGCGCCTGGCGGTGCCCTTGAAAATCATATGTTCAATCAGGTGGGAAAGGCCGCCGCCGAGCAAGTCGCCTTCCTGGGCCGAACCGGCGCCGACCCAGATTTGAATTGATACCAGGGGGGCGGAAAAATCCTCCTTGATTATGCACGCCAGGCCGTTATCCAGCTGGTGGCGCCGGACGCCGGCGGAGAGTCGTTCAATCCGCTGATTAACTGGATTGCCATCGGCTTTTGCTGAAAGGCACGGCGAAAGCAAAATTATTCCGAAAGCAAAAAGAGCAAAGCTTTTTTTTACCGCAGAGGCGCAGAGATCGCAGAGGTAAATCACTTTTTGTTTTTTTCTGAACATTCAAAAACATCTTTCTCCTGATCTCCGCGCCTCTAGCGCAGCGGGCGGCGAAGACTCTGTTGCGCTTTGGCCGCCTTGCGTTTGCAGGCCGGTTGATAAGGCGCGCAAAACACGGTTTCAAAATCATAGCCGTTGTCAAAGTCGTGAATGGAGTCGCCTTCCGTCCTGCGGAGAATGTTTTTATTGACCAGGTTGAACACGATTTGGCCGAAATCGGAGCATCGCCGGATGCCCCAGAAATCCAGCACCGTTATGGCCATGGGGCCGTATTCCCGGAGGGCGTACTGGCGGATGCCTTCCAGCAATTCGGCGGCGACAAGGTGTTTTTGCGGCCCCCTGTCCGGCTTTTTAACAATTTTGGATGCGAAGTCAAGCGCTTCGCGGACAAAAAAATAAGCCTCGGCGTGGTAGCGCTTGTCTTCCTGGAAAATCTGAAATACCGCTTCGCTGAAACCGATTTTTTTCATGGTTGAAACCAGGCGCAAAGGCACATGGGCAGAAGGCACAAAGGAAGAGCAAAGACAAAAAGACGCAAATGGATGAAATTGCCGAATGCTATTTCTCTTGTATTCATTCTTAATTTTTACTATGTGCCTTCAGTTCCGCGCCGATCTTCTCGGCCAATGCCTGCATTTCCTTGTTGTCCGCGTAGGGCCGCGGTTTCCAGTTCCAGTGATGGCCGTCGGCGTTGAAGCGGGGGATGACGTGGAAATGGATGTGGTTCACGACCTGCCCGGCCGCCTGGCAGTTGGACTGCATGATGTTGATGCCGTCGGCGCGCAAGGCGCGTTTCTGGGCGCCGGCGATTTTTTGCGCGGTTACGATCAGGTGTTTCAGAACATCAGGGGGCGTTTCCAGCAAATGGGCGTAGTGGCTTTTAGGGACAACGAGGATATGTCCCTTGACGATCGGTCCGATATCCATGAAGGCGATCGCTTCGTCGTCTTCGTAGACCCTGGAACAAGGCAATTCGCCGCGGATTATTTTACAGAACACGCAATTTTCCATGGTTTCACCGCCCGCTCCGCTGGAGGCGCGGAGGACGCGGAGAGAAAAACTGAAAAGGTCAGAAATATAAATTGATTTTTCTCTGCGCGCTCTGCGTCTCTGCGGTAAAAAATTATTTTTTCTGCGCGGCCGGATCCGGCAGGCCTTTTTCCTTCATCGCCTCCCGGCGGCTGAGCCTGATCTTGCCCCGGTCGTCAATTCCGATGCATTTGACCCACATCTGGTCGCCCAGCTTGCATATATCCTCAACCCGGCCCACGCGGAAATCCGCCAGCTCGCTGATGTGCACCAGGCCGTCCGTGCCGGGGAAAATTTCAACGAAAGCGCCGAACTCCTTGATGCCCGTTACCGTGCCGTTATAAATAATGCCGACTTCCGGCTCGGCCGTCACCAGGCTGATTTCCCTGATTGCCATCTCCAGCGCATCGCCGTTATTGGTGAAAATATGGATGGTGCCGTCGTCGTCAATGTCAATCTGCGCTCCGGTCAAGTCGGTTATGCGGCGGATGTTCTTTCCGCCCGGCCCGATCAGGCCGCCGATCTTTTCGGGATTGATTTTGACCTCGTGCACGCGGGGCGCGTAAGGCGACAAATCCTTGCGGGGTTCGGCGATGACGGAAGCCATGAAATCAAGGATTTTCATCCTGGCCGCGCGCGCCTTTTCAAGCGCCTCTTCCACCAGCGGCCAGGGCAGTCCCCGCCTTTTCAGGTCAACCTGAAAGCCGGTGATGCCGTCGCGCGTGCCGGCGACTTTGAAGTCCATTTCGCCGTAATGGTCCTCGGCGCCGATGATATCGGTTACCAGCACGGATTTGTTTTCCGCCGAAAACAGGCCGATGGATATGCCGGCCACCGGCTTTTTCAGGGGGACGCCAGCGTCCATCAGGGCCAGCGCGCCCGCGCAGACACTGGCCATTGAAGTTGAGCCGTTGGAGCTCATGATGTCCGATACCAGCCGGACCGTATAGCCGTAATCGGAGGGCATCATCTGTTCCAGCGAGCGTTCCGCCAGCGCGCCGTGTCCGATTTCGCGCCGGCCGGTGA
This genomic interval from Kiritimatiellia bacterium contains the following:
- a CDS encoding pitrilysin family protein; this encodes MFRKKQKVIYLCDLCASAVKKSFALFAFGIILLSPCLSAKADGNPVNQRIERLSAGVRRHQLDNGLACIIKEDFSAPLVSIQIWVGAGSAQEGDLLGGGLSHLIEHMIFKGTARRKPADISREIDDAGGTINAYTSIDRTVFWVVMPSESWRTGLDVLADAVLNASFPENEWRREKEVVRREMAMGNDDPGRALSKLLFQTAYHAHPYRFPVIGLEPVFNTLTRDDLVAFFRRHYTPDNMIVAVAGNIAADEVRAEIENLFSGAGRRTRPPAAQGAEPIQAGQRTARKTGKYNIARLACAWHTVNLSHPDAPALDVLAVIAGGGKSSRLERQIKENKKIAFNIAAWSWTPKDPGLFGINADFDPAKEEELLKAIEEEVAGWRANTFTAAEVEKARNKIAADTFLAFQTVGGQADTFASGEFYAGTPLYFDIYLKRLDAVTPAALKEAAGKYLVENNRTIAVLSPVITNAAAEKSETEIKAEINIVKKTFPNGLTFLAREDNRLPFVHICAASLGGLLLENEQNSGITCLTAEMLTRGTALRSRDQISAAAENTGGALAPFSGMNACGLQARCFAKDVELFMDILADCFLRPDFPDAEINKCKAVQIAGIEQQRESPMFLAQEAMRRALFAGHPYRLNAEGTPESVTALAREDLRGLHKIIAAGGNTVIAVFGDISAEKAEKLAEKYFGEMPAGPRQDRPTPGDVATGTRSGKKIDLAAPREQTIILAGLPGLALVDGRMDALNIILQALNGLSSDLMIRVRDQKGLAYYTGAYQRAGLAGGLMAVYSGTRVEEAERVRAMIATEINRIGEKGIRAGEFERARLQIVMKGRQKQQDNGALARECALNELYGLGYNHGIETEKRLAELTPADVRKTAAEILCAEKMVVVTVKPEK
- a CDS encoding HIT family protein, giving the protein MENCVFCKIIRGELPCSRVYEDDEAIAFMDIGPIVKGHILVVPKSHYAHLLETPPDVLKHLIVTAQKIAGAQKRALRADGINIMQSNCQAAGQVVNHIHFHVIPRFNADGHHWNWKPRPYADNKEMQALAEKIGAELKAHSKN